The following are encoded in a window of Hippoglossus hippoglossus isolate fHipHip1 chromosome 23, fHipHip1.pri, whole genome shotgun sequence genomic DNA:
- the msrb3 gene encoding methionine-R-sulfoxide reductase B3 isoform X3: MSGFNLLHLITKSQPVTLRSCSLPSGACRTKKTWPVSFSQEELRKRLTPKQFHVTQERGTESAFAGEFTDHKDDGTYTCVVCGNQLFSSTTKFDSGSGWPSFFDLVKEESVTVTDDFSYGMHRVETTCNQCGAHLGHLFDDGPRPTGKRYCINSASLAFQPKDTASSTSSSSPAAEGGAASSSASDGKTEL; this comes from the exons ATGTCGGGCTTCAATCTGCTGCATCTAATAACCAAGAGTCAGCCTGTAACTCTGAGGTCCTGCAGTCTTCCCTCAG GAGCATGTAGGACCAAGAAGACATGGCCGGTGAGCTTCtctcaggaggagctgaggaaacGTCTCACTCCCAAGCAGTTCCATGTGACTCAGGAAAGAGGAACTGAGAG TGCGTTCGCTGGTGAATTCACAGATCATAAAGATGATGGCACCTACACGTGTGTTGTCTGTGGAAATCAGCTGTTCAG CTCCACGACTAAATTTGACTCTGGATCAG GTTGGCCATCCTTCTTTGACCTGGTGAAGGAGGAGTCTGTGACTGTGACCGATGATTTCTCCTATGGGATGCACAGAGTGGAGACCACCTGCAACCAG tgtggcGCTCATCTGGGACACCTGTTTGATGATGGACCAAGACCAACAGGGAAGCGCTACTGCATTAACTCAGCCTCACTGGCCTTCCAGCCCAAAGACAcggcctcctccacctccagctccagccCCGCGGCTGAGGGCGGAGCTGCCAGCAGCTCAGCGAGCGATGGGAAGACGGAGCTCTGA
- the msrb3 gene encoding methionine-R-sulfoxide reductase B3 isoform X1, with protein sequence MFRRHTVTTSPPFRHLPVPAAAALLLLLLSGACRTKKTWPVSFSQEELRKRLTPKQFHVTQERGTESAFAGEFTDHKDDGTYTCVVCGNQLFSSTTKFDSGSGWPSFFDLVKEESVTVTDDFSYGMHRVETTCNQCGAHLGHLFDDGPRPTGKRYCINSASLAFQPKDTASSTSSSSPAAEGGAASSSASDGKTEL encoded by the exons ATGTTCCGACGTCACACAGTCACCACATCACCACCGTTCCGACACCTCCCGGTCCCCGCCGccgctgctctgctgctgctgctcctctccg GAGCATGTAGGACCAAGAAGACATGGCCGGTGAGCTTCtctcaggaggagctgaggaaacGTCTCACTCCCAAGCAGTTCCATGTGACTCAGGAAAGAGGAACTGAGAG TGCGTTCGCTGGTGAATTCACAGATCATAAAGATGATGGCACCTACACGTGTGTTGTCTGTGGAAATCAGCTGTTCAG CTCCACGACTAAATTTGACTCTGGATCAG GTTGGCCATCCTTCTTTGACCTGGTGAAGGAGGAGTCTGTGACTGTGACCGATGATTTCTCCTATGGGATGCACAGAGTGGAGACCACCTGCAACCAG tgtggcGCTCATCTGGGACACCTGTTTGATGATGGACCAAGACCAACAGGGAAGCGCTACTGCATTAACTCAGCCTCACTGGCCTTCCAGCCCAAAGACAcggcctcctccacctccagctccagccCCGCGGCTGAGGGCGGAGCTGCCAGCAGCTCAGCGAGCGATGGGAAGACGGAGCTCTGA
- the msrb3 gene encoding methionine-R-sulfoxide reductase B3 isoform X2 encodes MAVLLRRGLSVALHRAVSGSVCRPALRAAPLGACRTKKTWPVSFSQEELRKRLTPKQFHVTQERGTESAFAGEFTDHKDDGTYTCVVCGNQLFSSTTKFDSGSGWPSFFDLVKEESVTVTDDFSYGMHRVETTCNQCGAHLGHLFDDGPRPTGKRYCINSASLAFQPKDTASSTSSSSPAAEGGAASSSASDGKTEL; translated from the exons ATGGCCGTCCTCCTCAGACGTGGGCTCTCGGTGGCCCTGCATCGTGCTGTCAGCGGCTCAGTGTGCCGCCCTGCGCTGCGTGCTGCTCCTCTAG GAGCATGTAGGACCAAGAAGACATGGCCGGTGAGCTTCtctcaggaggagctgaggaaacGTCTCACTCCCAAGCAGTTCCATGTGACTCAGGAAAGAGGAACTGAGAG TGCGTTCGCTGGTGAATTCACAGATCATAAAGATGATGGCACCTACACGTGTGTTGTCTGTGGAAATCAGCTGTTCAG CTCCACGACTAAATTTGACTCTGGATCAG GTTGGCCATCCTTCTTTGACCTGGTGAAGGAGGAGTCTGTGACTGTGACCGATGATTTCTCCTATGGGATGCACAGAGTGGAGACCACCTGCAACCAG tgtggcGCTCATCTGGGACACCTGTTTGATGATGGACCAAGACCAACAGGGAAGCGCTACTGCATTAACTCAGCCTCACTGGCCTTCCAGCCCAAAGACAcggcctcctccacctccagctccagccCCGCGGCTGAGGGCGGAGCTGCCAGCAGCTCAGCGAGCGATGGGAAGACGGAGCTCTGA